One window of the Trifolium pratense cultivar HEN17-A07 linkage group LG2, ARS_RC_1.1, whole genome shotgun sequence genome contains the following:
- the LOC123905829 gene encoding very-long-chain enoyl-CoA reductase-like, producing MAMSVFLNFLFPPPPSLFVTAMSVITVVSLAKAGFNEVKGEHLNYSKFWNVNNAIAKKQMKKLSSRNGMLLLYTPAFLAGAASFLVFPNESFRSIILQGAVTVHFFKRLFEVLFVHKYSGSMALDSAIPITLSYFISSATIIYAQHLTLEFPEPPIDLLYPGIVLFLVGIIGNFYHHYLLSKLRGKGEKEYKIPKGGLFGYVICPHYLFEIIEFYGFSFISQTLYGFSFALGTTFYLLGRSYATRRWYLSKFEDFPKNVKAIIPFFF from the exons ATGGCAATGTCTGTGTTTCTCAACTTCCTATTCCCACCCCCACCTTCACTTTTCGTCACCGCCATGTCAGTTATAACCGTTGTTTCACTCGCAAAAGCAGGTTTCAATGAAGTTAAAGGGGAGCatttaaattattcaaaattctGGAATGTTAATAATGCCATTGCTAAAAAACAGATGAAGAAATTATCAAGTAGAAATGGTATGTTGCTATTGTATACTCCTGCTTTTCTTGCTGGTGCGGCGTCGTTTTTGGTTTTTCCTAATGAAAGTTTTAGATCTATTATTCTTCAAGGTGCTGTTACGGTTCATTTCTTCAAGAGACTTTTTGAG GTTCTGTTTGTCCACAAATATAGTGGTTCTATGGCTCTTGATTCTGCAATTCCAATTACTCTgagttattttatttcttctgcTACTATCATCTATGCTCAACACCTTACATTGGAGTTTCCAGAACCACCAATCGATCTGTTATATCCCGGAATCGTGTTGTTTCTTGTAGGTATCATCGGTAACTTCTACCATCATTACCTTTTATCCAAATTGAGAGGAAAAGGTGAAAAGGAATACAAAATTCCTAAAGGTGGCTTATTTGGTTATGTGATCTGTCCACATTATCTATTTGAGATTATCGAGTTTTATGGATTTTCATTCATTTCTCAGACATTGTATGGATTCAGTTTTGCATTAGGCACTACTTTTTACTTGTTGGGTAGGAGTTATGCAACTAGGAGATGGTATCTCTCTAAGTTTGAAGATTTTCCTAAGAATGTTAAAGCTATCATcccatttttcttctaa